One Ostrea edulis chromosome 2, xbOstEdul1.1, whole genome shotgun sequence genomic region harbors:
- the LOC125681036 gene encoding protein AAR2 homolog isoform X1 — MATMSMDQDTAQVLFSEGATMVCLDVPEGTEFGIDYSSWTIGAQFKGVKMIPPGIHFVYYSARSKQTGEIGPRSGSFIEFEKKGVAVRKWDEVKEDLADDNVSDDDIQRIKDNLKELDRFLGPYPYDRYRKWVSLSNFITPELLDKLQPLSKRISSVTDFISEVSNTQTRKSQSTSSHTKKLKYSTDEIGTSKEINSQEVPEENAEPTSLKEAESKLPDMKVREESKIRFSLIPKQKYPPDSTPAEMTKYSIDFSYALESMLSISYCHNEMGILGEIQFAFICFLIGQVFDAFEQWKNLVHIVCASEEALTKHSTLFLNFISVLHFHIQETPEDFFVDILSENNFLTSTLQEFFSNLENMAPDNGLRNRGLKFRDYLTQKFKWDFTTEPDDYAPTIVDLE, encoded by the exons ATG GCCACCATGAGCATGGATCAGGATACAGCCCAAGTTCTTTTCTCTGAAGGGGCAACAATGGTGTGTTTGGATGTTCCAGAGGGGACAGAGTTTGGAATTGATTACTCCTCATGGACAATTGGTGCACAGTTTAAGGGAGTTAAGATGATCCCACCTGGAATCCACTTTGTGTACTACAG tgCTAGAAGCAAGCAGACAGGAGAAATTGGCCCACGATCTGGATCatttattgaatttgaaaagaaaggTGTCGCTGTTAGAAAATGGGATGAAGTCAAAGAGG ATTTGGCAGACGACAATGTCAGTGATGATGACATTCAACGCATTAAGGATAATCTAAAGGAACTGGACAGATTTTTAGGGCCTTATCCATATGACAG ATACAGGAAGTGGGTATCACTCAGCAACTTCATCACTCCGGAGTTACTGGACAAACTGCAGCCTCTTAGCAAAAGGATTTCTTCTGTCACTGACTTTATATCAGAGGTCAGCAACACTCAGACTCGAAAATCCCAAAGCACATCCTCTCACACCAAGAAACTCAAGTATTCAACTGACGAAATAGGGACATCCAAAGAAATTAACTCTCAAGAGGTTCCAGAAGAAAATGCAGAACCAACCTCTCTGAAGGAAGCCGAGTCCAAACTGCCAGACATGAAAGTGAGGGAAGAGAGCAAAATTCGATTTAGTCTTATACCAAAGCAGAAATATCCTCCTGACAGTACCCCAgctgaaatgacaaaatatagCATTGATTTCAGTTATGCTTTAGAAAGTATGCTCAGTATCAGTTACTGTCACAATGAAATGGGAATTCTTGGGGAAATCCAGTTTGCATTCATCTGCTTTCTGATTGGACAGGTTTTTGATGCATTTGAACAGTGGAAGAATCTTGTTCATATTGTGTGTGCTAGTGAGGAGGCTTTAACTAAACATTCTACATTgttcttaaactttataagtGTTCTCCATTTTCATATACAAGAAACACCTGAAGATTTCTTCGTGGATATATTGtcagaaaataattttcttacATCCACTCTCCAAGAATTCTTTTCTAATCTGGAAAACATGGCACCTGATAACGGACTTAGAAATAGAGGACTGAAATTCAGAGACTATTTGACACAAAAGTTCAAGTGGGACTTCACAACAGAGCCAGATGACTATGCACCAACTATTGTAGATTTAGAGTGA
- the LOC125681036 gene encoding protein AAR2 homolog isoform X2 has translation MSMDQDTAQVLFSEGATMVCLDVPEGTEFGIDYSSWTIGAQFKGVKMIPPGIHFVYYSARSKQTGEIGPRSGSFIEFEKKGVAVRKWDEVKEDLADDNVSDDDIQRIKDNLKELDRFLGPYPYDRYRKWVSLSNFITPELLDKLQPLSKRISSVTDFISEVSNTQTRKSQSTSSHTKKLKYSTDEIGTSKEINSQEVPEENAEPTSLKEAESKLPDMKVREESKIRFSLIPKQKYPPDSTPAEMTKYSIDFSYALESMLSISYCHNEMGILGEIQFAFICFLIGQVFDAFEQWKNLVHIVCASEEALTKHSTLFLNFISVLHFHIQETPEDFFVDILSENNFLTSTLQEFFSNLENMAPDNGLRNRGLKFRDYLTQKFKWDFTTEPDDYAPTIVDLE, from the exons ATGAGCATGGATCAGGATACAGCCCAAGTTCTTTTCTCTGAAGGGGCAACAATGGTGTGTTTGGATGTTCCAGAGGGGACAGAGTTTGGAATTGATTACTCCTCATGGACAATTGGTGCACAGTTTAAGGGAGTTAAGATGATCCCACCTGGAATCCACTTTGTGTACTACAG tgCTAGAAGCAAGCAGACAGGAGAAATTGGCCCACGATCTGGATCatttattgaatttgaaaagaaaggTGTCGCTGTTAGAAAATGGGATGAAGTCAAAGAGG ATTTGGCAGACGACAATGTCAGTGATGATGACATTCAACGCATTAAGGATAATCTAAAGGAACTGGACAGATTTTTAGGGCCTTATCCATATGACAG ATACAGGAAGTGGGTATCACTCAGCAACTTCATCACTCCGGAGTTACTGGACAAACTGCAGCCTCTTAGCAAAAGGATTTCTTCTGTCACTGACTTTATATCAGAGGTCAGCAACACTCAGACTCGAAAATCCCAAAGCACATCCTCTCACACCAAGAAACTCAAGTATTCAACTGACGAAATAGGGACATCCAAAGAAATTAACTCTCAAGAGGTTCCAGAAGAAAATGCAGAACCAACCTCTCTGAAGGAAGCCGAGTCCAAACTGCCAGACATGAAAGTGAGGGAAGAGAGCAAAATTCGATTTAGTCTTATACCAAAGCAGAAATATCCTCCTGACAGTACCCCAgctgaaatgacaaaatatagCATTGATTTCAGTTATGCTTTAGAAAGTATGCTCAGTATCAGTTACTGTCACAATGAAATGGGAATTCTTGGGGAAATCCAGTTTGCATTCATCTGCTTTCTGATTGGACAGGTTTTTGATGCATTTGAACAGTGGAAGAATCTTGTTCATATTGTGTGTGCTAGTGAGGAGGCTTTAACTAAACATTCTACATTgttcttaaactttataagtGTTCTCCATTTTCATATACAAGAAACACCTGAAGATTTCTTCGTGGATATATTGtcagaaaataattttcttacATCCACTCTCCAAGAATTCTTTTCTAATCTGGAAAACATGGCACCTGATAACGGACTTAGAAATAGAGGACTGAAATTCAGAGACTATTTGACACAAAAGTTCAAGTGGGACTTCACAACAGAGCCAGATGACTATGCACCAACTATTGTAGATTTAGAGTGA
- the LOC125680204 gene encoding uncharacterized protein LOC125680204, which translates to MPYIIAEEDWLCISAEFERVCNLPHACGALDGKHIRIKKLAGSGSLFYNYKNFSVVMIALVDSDYKFIWLNVGSYGSSSDGQIFRDSELRPKLEERTLGLPPPSHLLNADRDIPYFLIGDDAFPLRSWIMKPYSR; encoded by the coding sequence ATGCCATACATCATCGCAGAGGAAGATTGGTTGTGCATATCAGCCGAGTTTGAAAGAGTCTGCAACCTACCACACGCTTGTGGTGCGTTAGATGGCAAACACATCAGAATCAAGAAACTTGCTGGCTCTGGATCGTTGTTTTACAACTACAAGAACTTCTCTGTTGTAATGATAGCTCTAGTAGATTCGGACTATAAGTTTATTTGGTTGAATGTTGGTTCATATGGAAGTTCTTCTGATGGTCAGATATTCAGGGACTCAGAACTGCGACCAAAGCTGGAAGAAAGAACTCTGGGCCTTCCACCACCATCTCACCTTCTGAATGCTGACAGAGACATCCCCTATTTTTTAATTGGTGATGATGCCTTTCCACTCAGATCATGGATAATGAAACCATACTCAAGATGA